The sequence AGATTCAATTTAAGAAACCTTGAAGACAAATGCTGAGAACAGTGAAGGTCCTTTTCCTGGAACATGCAGATGAATGATCCTTAATCTTTAAATGTGCACAGGACAATCCAGACACTCTAGAACATAGATGGAGGATTCCTGAAGAGGAGATTCTGCATTTGAAGAAAATCCTAAAAATCTGGATGCTAAGCTTGTGGTCGTTGTCCCTGTTGCTGCTTCAACTCTGCAAATTTGCGTCTTGCTGAACTCTCTTGTTTTGGTTTCGTTTCTCTGAAATGAGGAGCTGTATGGCAAGCCGCTTTGACATTTGACATAGTATCTAGtgaacagtgttgggtaagttcattcattttcttttcagcttagtctctttattaatccggggtcgccacagcgaaatgaaccgccaacttatccagcacgtttttacgcagcggatgcccttccagccacaacccatctctgggaaacatccacacacacactcattcattcacactcatacactacagacaatttagcctactcaattcaccaattcacctgtaccgcatgtctttggaatgtggggaaaatgcggaggaaacccacgccaacacagggagaacaggcaaactccacacccaaacgccaactgacccacacgaggctcgaaccagcgaccttcttgctgtgaggcgacagcactacctactgcgccactgtgtctgtgcctgttgggtaagttacttaaaaaaagattACAAATTACCGATTACTACTGGAACATTGTAATATGATAACAAtattaattacttaatgtaaaaagtaatcagattactaattactttacttataAGAtactttaaaacatataaaatatacctataacaTACTAAATATACGAGAAACATTAcagtgggttgatcacagcagcttgacaaatTCATAAGACTTAacgagttcacccaaaacttcaaattctctcatcattcacttgttccaaacctgtttgtgaacacaaaagaagacatttagaagaactgaatacctgtaactattggcatccatagtatatccaaagcactgcagtgtttgggtgttctgtgtttgtctgaggtaattagtctaccgaaatgtgtatattccatacaaagtatgaagctgatcggtcagaaataacgaacttgctcACGCAAAAtacacaatatgtgaacggccccataagcaaCTATGCTTCTCattacattcagaagataccatcactcccgatcctgcacaaaaaccAATTTaacctgtttaggctgagttgggcctCTGTGTTTTTAAGCGTCGGTGTGCTCCTTGGTGACAAGCATTGTCCTAAAATGCTTACTGTTCTAGTGTTGAACAAATTGCTGgtcaagttaaaagcagtcgaaagttctttagagactggacatagactgcttTTCACattaatatttgtgtttttacaCTCAATGAAAATAAAGTGATGTCTGTAGTTCTTCTTGAAGAAGCTGCCACTCTTGTCAgcagtaggcatgtgccggtatcacattttcatgctgcgattaattgattgagcttttatcacggtatacggtattatcacgatattgtaattttactagagaaacaggtaaaaaaacacaaaaaacttcagtaaaacttagtaactttaataactttttaattaactaaaagtacttcaaacatttaaatacaaataaatataaataaaacaatacacaatataaaagtaaacttgagcaattatatcaaagtgaatgtgcaaagggaaaccgtcttcgatcagcaatcgtggaatgaactgccaactattccagcatgttttatgcagcagatgcctttccagccacaacccaatattggaaatcacccatacacactcattcacacacactcatacactacagtcaatttagcttattcaatacactattcactcagcctatattcaataataaacataacaaaaactgcctgctaatgcatgggtaaatcttcaaagggaacagtgttacattttaacctctttcacctcatcctgcttgctgtttcactatctaaacaatgaaaacataatataagtcaaatttgtttcattttgatatttgatttacactgtctcttttgcagaatatcagttttaataaccaataatggccattataacagtataacgtacattaaatttaaacgataaaggtaagcaatcagtcaatgtgcagaatcagtgtatgtggttacataaattaatatattagcttatctttgcactcacccaaaacagttaactgagaacaagtgattcaaaagacataagaattgttagatagagacaacaagatgaattcaatatcacgtttaacaactatagtgagatgagatcatccagcagatgaactgtctgacatgcactacactctcacctggggtttatgctcacccgctgaactagtggctgcagctctgggcagagagtgtgtggacacgtgatttgcgtttttagccgtttactagaatgaacagagaacttttcagaatcgctaaatgaaacgccggtgtgtttcccgcgatttctctgcgcctcccttgcgtttcttctctctgactctcgactattttgacaaatacacacaaacgacgcacgctcacacggagtccaaaataggagtttgtgattgggccagcccaatgtcaataccgaaaagagccaatgggctgcagagtgtcacatggaccggcccggtctgtctgtccgggaaaaaagcatctactttcagagagtcacaaaaagtacgtcggcccaccgggaaagtgcccggtttgCCAGATGGCCAgcccgcccctgcgtgtgaggattaaagcgcggtggcagcggcggcgcgcactgcctgcacacaaggcttctacatgtggggattgtttacatcagagtgcgcatcagttctgcgcagcatatacgcagtgtttcttcaagcggttgatggaaaataagctaaggcgcgttctaagaatataaattcggaactattatttttcacggtattttgaagtgcccgcgataacaatatcgtgcatattcattaccgtgatttatcgcattaccgaataccggcacaagcctagtcagcagccatttcagctcgtattctccagcaatttaaaagctgAGGTAAAACTGACGTTGCAGTGGAAAACGTGTTTTAAAAGAagccttttttttcttctatgaactatatttgtaacgcaattacactgactttagtaactgtagtCAAATtactcaaatgtaaaatgtagttCGTTATATTGCTGCATTCCTCAAAAATGCAATAGAATACAGTAACGCGTTACTGAAAAACGCCTTACACCGAACTCTGCTAATGAATAAGTAGTAGTACTTAATGTAAAAGATACTTAGTATCTaaaaaaataagtactagtaacatgaaaatagatactagtatgggttattaattaaatgtcaaaacggcttgccatagagCTGGAATAGTTTCCAGTCTAGAAGTGATGTGTGCAAAAGAATAGTGTGTCTGCCCCTTATTAATGTATGTCCACTAGATGTCAGTCTCGTGCTGAAAGCTGCTGTTATGGTTTTAGGGTGGAAATTTTTTGAACTGGAGGAAGTTTCTAATTTTCATAATCTGAGGGATTTGTGAGATATCGTTATCATGTAGAGCTTTTGATATATTAACACAAAAAGACccaagtaatatttttttaataacaaaagaatagacaagagaaaataaatgGCAATCTATGAATAAACAAAGAGCATAAGATAAATGGAAGTGATTAAGTTTGATGTTACACATTATTTTTTGGAGATATATTCTGTCTGCTATTCCCCTGGGAGTAAAATGTTCATTCTTGTTCTGATTTTAGCAAATACACTaaaagtttaattattaattGACATCAGCTATAGAAAATCTAACATTAATTAGAAAATAGTATATAgtgataataaatataataaatgataaaggCTTTATCTATTGAACAAAGTTTATGTCCTGCTTGGTTCTTGGTCTTGTGGTGGGTCTAAGCTGTGGTTGAAGGAGTTTGATTCTATTTAAACAACCTTGAAGACAAATGCTGTGGATTGGAAAATGTGCAGGTCCTTTTTTATGGAACACGCAGATGAACAATGcttaattctgaaatgtatgcaGAACAATCTAGActagggatgggcaaacttgatcttTGAGGGCCGGTGTACCTGCAGAATTTTGTAATAGTCTCTGGATGCAGTCTTTATTATGCAAGCtcagattgcatcactcagcgatgcaatgtcagacacaatgcactcaatggagtgagtgacgtcactgtgatgggtagggttgggggtggggttaggtgagcgcattaaaaagcattggattcagctcagattgcactgcatcgagtctgcagccagacccctctcgaaTTTTGCTCTAGCActcatcaaacacacatgaacaaacaaatcattcaaaatcgcatagttccatactatatagtatgctaaaatcagtatgtgagccaagtagtacatgtgaattcatagaatttgaaaaacagtatgtgagaagtacctggatgacctactacttctggcgagattcggagggaatgggagtgaagtgatgcaggtaggtcacgtgatgatgacaaaattgcATTTGTGGTAcatccaagttccattcatactactgacattcatactgtatagtacAGGGATGccaaaactcggtcctggagggccagttccaaccccaattaaatacacctgaaccagctaatcaagctctttctaggtatactagaaacttctaggcaggtgtgttgaaggaagttacagctaaactatgcaagacactggccctccaggaacagaaTTGGGCACCCCGttataaattcaaatgcagtacctactgagtagtaggcaatttcggacGCAGTAAGAAAGCTacatgcaggtgtgtttgattagggttggagcaaaactatgcaggacacacaccttccaggatcaagtttgcccatgcctgatgtAGACAATTTAGTCTGATAGAGGTCTGACACAGATGGAGGATCCATAATCCTGAAAATAGGAGTGCTAAGCTTATGATTGTTGTCAATTTTGCCTCTTCAACTTTCTTGTTTCACTTTTCAACAACCAATAAAGTTTACAACTTAGCAAATGTTTAACAACTTTAATCTTCTCTGAGGAAAGAGGACTTTGTAAATTGGTTACTTTCAGATCCAgaattttgattggctgatactgACTGAACAAGTTGTGACAGAAAACATTTAATTACCCAAGAAGGTGCCACCACAACTACTtccatcattattatattttacaagaaaGACAAAATGCCTACACACATGCAATTTGAACGGTTCAAATGGATTTAAATGGAttctgatggtccatttgagtattagtagactgtctgcttactgcactttcaacagacatttaactgactataagacactTTGCAAGTATGTCCACTTAaacaaaccctaaccccaacctaacagtctacttataatctaatgagaactagctggcatgtagatgcaatgcaacttaaattcaacaaacagaccatcaaaataaagtgtgacctaatttGCCTGCTactatttgtcaattgcatgcaaataCGGTCTAACTATACTTCGCATATGTATTATAGAACAGTGTTTGTACTGTTTCTTCTTAAGTTGCACATATGGCAAGACACTTGGACAGAGTTTTATAAATCTCTTTATTACAGAACCCTAACAGCCTCCTGTCGCCAATTCCACCATGCACCTAACAGTGTCCCCGTGTGATCACAGTAACCCGCTATAGTCAAACCTATGGTGACAATAAACCCTTTAATCCATGGGTCTCGAACTCAatccctggagggccgcagctctgcacagttttgttccaaccctactcaaacacagctgatctagtagcgtctagtagtcttgaacaccttgatttgtttgaacagctgtgtttgattagggctggagcaaaactgtgcagagttgcggccctcgAGGAATTGAGCTTGAGACTTATGTTCTAatccatgggtctcaaactcaattcctggagggccacagctctgcacagttttgctccaacctcattcaaacacagctgatccaactaatcaaggtgttcaaaagagtctcgaACACGTTGatcagttggatcagctgtgtttgattagggttggagcaaaactgcagagctgtggccccttaaggaattgagtttgagacccatgctaCCCATACAGTATGCTATCGCATTATCAAAGCATTTAACACAACACCACAGTGTAGAACAAagtgtaaaacaatttaaaagaaaatatatcatATCATGAATCTTTTAAAAGGGATATTGAGGTGACTTTGTATCCACTGTGTGTCCATTTTAGTCAATAGGATTGCATTTGAGGTTTATGAAGATCTGTTTTCATTGAGGCTTGCCACATGCCAAAACATTGggaatcaaaaagcatttttgattgtttacaCTTGGATAAAAACAAGCAACAACAAAGCAGGTTTGTGCAATTTCCTTGTAATGCAGTTAGAGTCATCAGGACTGTCCATGAACGTTTGTGTGCAGGCCAGTTTTTATCTCTAGGCAGTAGGCACATAGAGCTACTACAACAGTGCAGTTGCAAGGCAAATGTTCACACAGATAAAGTCCACTGGGTGGTCAAACTCCCGTATCCATGCTTATCCACAGTtgagtatattttaaaatgcattgtgAAAGTTAGAGTAAAAAAGGAGTAAACCCAGGCCTTCAATGGTTTGGTCGGAAAGGTGGGGGTAAGGGTGGTGGTGAGGTTTGTGAACCGAAAGGTGGGGGTAGTGGTGGAGGTGAAGTTTGTGAGCCGAGAGTTGGAGATGGTGGAAATTGTAATCGGAGAGGTTTGGGTGGTGGGATGGGTGGTTGTGATCGGAGAGCTGGGGGTGTTGGGGGGAGTGGTGGAGGTGGTGATTGGAGAGATGGGAGGAGTGCTGAAGATGATGATTGGAGAGTTGGGGGGAGAGATGAAGATGGTGATTGGAGAGGTGGGGGTGATGGGGGGAGTGTTGGAGGGGGTGATCGGAGAGATGGGGGTGGTGAGGGTGGTGGTTGGAGGGATGGAAGTGGTGGTGGGAGTGGTTGCTGAGAACGAGGAAGTGGGAGTGGTAGATGTGGTGATGGGAGAGATGGAGGTGGAAGAGGTGGCTGAGAACGGGAAAGTGGAGGGGGTGATTGGATAGATGGAGGTTTTGGTGGAAGTGGATGCTGAGCACGGAGAGCTGGGAGTGCTGGAGGTGGTGATTGGACGGATGGACGGGGTAGGGGTTGCTGAGAACGGGGAGATGGGAGTGGTGCATTTGGTGATTGGGTGGATGGAGGTGTTGGTGGAAGTGGTTGCTGAGAACGGAGAGCCGGTGGTGGTGGAGGTGGTGGTTGGAATGGTGGGGGTGGTGAGGGTGGTGGTTGGACAGATGGAGGTGTTGGTGGAAGTGGTAGCTGAGAACGGAGAGGTGGCGGTGGTGAGGGTGGTGATTGGAGAGATGGAAGGCGTGTTGGTAGTGGAAGTTGTGTTCTGAGAGGTAGGGGTGGTCTTGCTTCACCACTGTTAGATATTTTTTTCTCCTCCTCTCTGCACAAACTGTACAGTTGCTCTTTCAGTTCAGAGATAGATTTTCGCACATCAGATGTGAGAAGAGAACTGGTCCTAATGGGTCCATCTGAGGCTTCAAGAGGTGAAACAAGAGACtggaaacactgtaaaaatacagaaaagaGACAAAGCTTAACTGGCTACTAACTTCTCTTACAACTTCAAGTATAGGCTGAAACTGTATTCAAGCTACTTGAAatagatttacatttagtcatttagcctacgcttttgtccaaagcgacttacaattgaggaggcattcagtgatgcAAGAAGAAGAGGCAAAActcacaagaagtgctaattatttAATGAAACTGATTATGCTCAGAGAAAAATGGGGAGTGTTTATTTAGAGAAAGAagagtttctacaggtggtttgtcaagcccactcacctgtgtgaggcacactgagaattgcataatgttttgaggtagTTGTGTGGTTTTGTGGGtggatttataataatattaaaaataataattccttacatttatatagcgctttttctgGACACTTTTTCTTTACACATTGGggcaatctcctcatccaccaccagtgtgcagcattcacctggatgacgcgatggcagccatattgcaccagaccgcacaccacacaccagctggttggtggagaggagactgtgatgaagccaattatcataggagatggttaggagaccatgatggacagaggccagtgggcaaatttggctaggatgctggggttaaacctgGGACAACCTGGGATttgtaatgaccacagagagtcagaaccttggtttaacgtctcatctgaaagactttgctcactgagcagtatagagtccccatcactatactggggcgttaggacccacatagaccacaccacttccggcagcaacctagctttcccatgtggtctcccatccagttactgaccgggcacagccctgcttaccTTCAGTtgaagagagctagctgccgactAATAATTACTTTATATAGCTATATCAActgaacatttaaatattttggttttcAAAGATGTCAACCAATCATATTAGTTGTCTTCTATGGACATGCCTCAAAATGACagattcgttcattttccttcaggttagtctCTATTTAagaggttgtcacagcggaatgaactattgaacaattccagcatatgttttacacggcagatgcccttccagccgcaacacaatactggaaaacacccatccACTACGGataattaagcttacccaattcatctatagtcaggtgcatgtctttggactgtgtgggaaaccggaacgcccggaggaaacccacgccaacacagggagaacatgcaaactccacaccgaaatgccaactgacccagccgagacacAGGCATGCCACCCATAGAATGGCATCTGTAATAATAATTTCTATGATAAATcccagcattgtttttcaggcGTCCATTACCTGTAGAAAACAGATGTGATCATTTGTGCCGGAAAGGTGCTTCAGCTCAGCTTCTCTCCACTTAAGATCTGCAATCTCCTGCTCCAGTTGACCTACGTCCAGTTGTCCTTCATCTCGACTGCCTGCAGTGTTTTCTTGATCTCTGATCACTGTGACCGCAGTGGAGTAGGCTGGTTCAGCAATTCTCTGACTGTCTTGCACTGTCTGTGCAGAGcgcttttaaaaaatacagaCCATTTACTCGTGTTAAATACTGCAGACTTTGGTAGAACAGAAACAACATATTCAAGTAAGTACATTTCCCTAAACACAACTGCAATGAGTGACAATCACTGACCTCAGGAGTCTTTACTGGCTTTTTCAGTTCCTGAAGCTTTTTCTCCTTCTCCTGGATTACCTGCTGGAAACTTCTCTGTGTTTCTTCCAACTGTTTCTGTTAAAGAATGAAGCAAAATAAAAGGATTACTACAGAGAGCCAAAGCTGTTCACGTTAGAAATGGTTGTGTTAAAAACAATGCACGATTt is a genomic window of Danio aesculapii chromosome 2, fDanAes4.1, whole genome shotgun sequence containing:
- the ftr21 gene encoding E3 ubiquitin-protein ligase TRIM8 yields the protein MAEASISVAQDQFICSICLDLLKKPVTIPCGHSYCMNCITEYWNYQSKVYSCPQCRQTFKPKPALNKNVVMAEMVEKLKTGLLNALRCAGPGDVECDVCSGRKYKAVISCLVCLESYCQTHFERHEEFHSGRHKVTDATGQLKQMICSKHNKQLEIFCRTDQCCICYLCTMDEHRNHDTVAAVVERTEKQKQLEETQRSFQQVIQEKEKKLQELKKPVKTPERSAQTVQDSQRIAEPAYSTAVTVIRDQENTAGSRDEGQLDVGQLEQEIADLKWREAELKHLSGTNDHICFLQCFQSLVSPLEASDGPIRTSSLLTSDVRKSISELKEQLYSLCREEEKKISNSGEARPPLPLRTQLPLPTRLPSLQSPPSPPPPLRSQLPLPPTPPSVQPPPSPPPPFQPPPPPPPALRSQQPLPPTPPSTQSPNAPLPSPRSQQPLPRPSVQSPPPALPALRAQHPLPPKPPSIQSPPPLSRSQPPLPPPSLPSPHLPLPLPRSQQPLPPPLPSLQPPPSPPPSLRSPPPTLPPSPPPLQSPSSSLPPTLQSSSSALLPSLQSPPPPLPPTPPALRSQPPIPPPKPLRLQFPPSPTLGSQTSPPPLPPPFGSQTSPPPLPPPFRPNH